From a single Kryptolebias marmoratus isolate JLee-2015 linkage group LG6, ASM164957v2, whole genome shotgun sequence genomic region:
- the vtcn1 gene encoding V-set domain-containing T-cell activation inhibitor 1, with product MATVGQIIFYSMVTFIFIFAALIILILSLAFSKSTSTVMSRSTKPVANLGEDKLLSCYVSTEVQQNRLSVVSVIWEKKDLGLVYVYKDGAPALAGQAPQFKGRAQVFPDAVAAGNASLLLRSVKSGDDGEYTCSISSSAGRGNVNIQLRTAAFSAPTFRFSDGVLTSEANSWFPKPNVTWLNQTGNVLNASTSFTQNSAGIVSLVSTLHSAQVSETYNCRIENNLAVALAEATITGSSVSARTYFTFSAASSLILLNNGHVMISVLCFCYVA from the exons ATGGCTACAGTTGGACAAATCATCTTCTACAG CATGGTGACCTTCATATTCATATTTGCGGccctcatcatcctcatcttGTCTCTGGCCTTCTCCA AGTCTACATCCACAGTGATGAGCAGAAGCACAAAACCTGTCGCCAACCTTGGTGAGGACAAACTTCTCAGCTGCTATGTTTCGACAGAAGTTCAACAGAACAGACTCAGTGTCGTGTCTGTCATCTGGGAGAAGAAGGACCTGGGACTGGTTTACGTGTACAAGGATGGAGCTCCAGCTCTCGCAGGTCAGGCCCCACAGTTCAAAGGGAGAGCTCAGGTCTTCCCTGATGCCGTGGCTGCAGGAAACGCCTCTCTGCTGCTGCGGAGTGTGAAAAGCGGCGATGACGGCGAGTACACCTGCAGCATCAGCTCCTCGGCCGGCCGAGGGAATGTCAACATTCAGCTAAGAACGGCGG CCTTTTCAGCTCCCACATTCAGGTTCTCTGATGGTGTCCTGACCAGCGAGGCGAACAGTTGGTTCCCTAAACCAAACGTTACATGGCTGAACCAAACTGGGAATGTGTTGAACGCAAGCACAAGTTTCACCCAAAACTCAGCAGGAATAGTCAGCCTCGTCAGTACGTTACACTCAGCGCAAGTCAGCGAGACCTACAACTGCAGGATCGAAAATAATTTGGCAGTCGCCCTGGCTGAAGCAACAATAACAG gcTCCAGTGTTTCAGCACGGACGTACTTCACTTTCAGTGCTGCTTCAAGTCTTATTCTATTAAATAATGGACACGTTATGATCAGTGTCCTGTGCTTCTGTTATGTGGCCTAA